TGTACGCCGCGCCCTGGACCCTGTCTCTGCTGCTGCCCGCCGGCAAACTCATATTCATGATCGGCTTCGCGGTCTTCGCCTTCGGTCTCGGGAGCGCTGCTCTCACGGCCTACAGTATCGCGAGGCCCGAGGACTTCGTCGGCTCGCTGCTCTTCGCTTTCTGGGGAGGGTGGCTGATGCTGGCCCCGACGGCAGCGCGCCGTTCCTCACCCGAGGACAGGGAGATGATGGAGCGCCTGGGCGTAATGCTGGTGGCGCTGATGTGCGTGCTGGTCCTGTCCTTCTACGCGCCGCCGGAGGCCATCGCCGGCCTCCAACTCTGGCTGGTGTTGTTCGGCGGCGCCGTCGCCACGCGCGGCCTCGCTCGCAGGGAGCGCTAGCTCCCGCCGGCCAGCCGCTCGATGTCTCTCAGGTGCTCCAGCTCGTGCTGGGCGCAACGGTTCATTAGCCACTCGATGGACGGCTCCCCCCAGGCGGCATGCTGCACCGTGCGGCGCCAATCGTCCTCCGTGAGGCGGGCAAGGGCGGCGAGCATGTTTGACCTGATGCGGCCGAAGGCGCTTAGCACCTGGTCGAGGTCCTGGGAGATGTACTCCCGGCTCCGCGCCAGGTCCTCGTTGTCGTAGCTGGCGACGCGCGGGTTATCCTCGCTGACAGCGCGCATCAGCCGGCTGTTGAAGATCTCGGCGTAGTCGCGTAAGTGGCAGACAAGCTCGATGAGCGACCAGCCGCCGTCGTCCGCCCGGCGCCGCAGCACGCCTGCGGGAACGCCAGCGGATGTCGCGCGCAAGCGCTCCGGCGCGCTGCTGAGGAGTTCGATGATCTCGGCCCTGGTGCGGGGAGGGTCCTGCGGCGCGCTGGTCATGCGCGCCCGCTGCCCGTAGCCGCGAGAGCCTTCAGAG
Above is a window of Dehalococcoidia bacterium DNA encoding:
- a CDS encoding DinB family protein is translated as MTSAPQDPPRTRAEIIELLSSAPERLRATSAGVPAGVLRRRADDGGWSLIELVCHLRDYAEIFNSRLMRAVSEDNPRVASYDNEDLARSREYISQDLDQVLSAFGRIRSNMLAALARLTEDDWRRTVQHAAWGEPSIEWLMNRCAQHELEHLRDIERLAGGS